The genomic segment GTTCCTGCTGGCGAGACTTCAACCCGACGGCTGCGCTCGCCACCACAATTGAACAGACCAGGCAAATGATCAGCACCACCAGCAGGGTCTTGCCGTTACTTTCGTTGTTTTTCACCTCAGCCACGCGCCTTCCTCCGCTTAATGTTGGCCCGCACCACCAGATAATCGAATAGCGGGGCAAACAGATTGGCAAACAAAATGGCCAGCATCATTCCTTCCGGATAAGCCGGATTGACCACACGAATGAGTACGCACATCACGCCAATCAGCGCGCCATACCACCATTTTCCTCTGTCGGTGAATGAGGCTGACACCGGGTCGGTAGCCATAAACATCATGCCAAAGGCAAAACCGCCCAGGACCAGATGCCAGTACCAGGGCATTGAGAACATCGGGTTGGTGCTGGAGCCGATAACGTTAAAGAGCGTGGCGGTGAGCACCATGCCCAGCATGACGCCGGCGACGATACGCCATGACGCGACCCTGCCAAAAAGGATGATTGCGCCACCGAATAAAATCATCAGGGTCGAGACTTCACCGATCGATCCAGGAATATTGCCGATAAAGGCATCAAGCCAGGTGATGGTCTGGCCGGTAGCGTTATTGACGAGCGCTTCTCCGCCCTGCGCAGACCACTGTGAGAGCGGCGTTGCGCCGGAGAAACCGTCTGCTGCGGTCCAGACCAGATCGCCTGAAATTTGTGCCGGCCAGGCAAAGAACAGGAATGCGCGCCCTGCAAGCGCCGGATTGAGGAAGTTGCGCCCGGTTCCACCGAAGATCTCTTTCGCCACCACCACGCCGAAGCTTATCCCAGCCGCAGCCTGCCACAGAGGTATCGCGGGGGGTACAATCAGAGCGAAGAGAATTGAGGTGACAAAGAAACCTTCGTTGATCTCATGCTTGCGGATAACCGCGAAAAGCACCTCCCAGAAGCCCCCGACCAAAAATACCGTGAGGTAAATCGGCAGGAAGTAGACCGCGCCTAATCCGATCATACTTATCCAACTGGCATCGGCGGCAACGCTTATTCCCAGCCACTGGGCGAGCCGATAGTGCCAGTCGGACTGGAGCACCATTTCAAGCTGATCGGCATCATAAAGCTGATGCAGGGCGACG from the unidentified bacterial endosymbiont genome contains:
- a CDS encoding NADH:ubiquinone reductase (Na(+)-transporting) subunit B, which gives rise to MGLKQRFDKLEPHFSEGGKLARYYPLFEATATLFYTPGQVTKGAAHVRDAIDLKRMMILVWFAVFPAMFWGMYNTGLQTIVALHQLYDADQLEMVLQSDWHYRLAQWLGISVAADASWISMIGLGAVYFLPIYLTVFLVGGFWEVLFAVIRKHEINEGFFVTSILFALIVPPAIPLWQAAAGISFGVVVAKEIFGGTGRNFLNPALAGRAFLFFAWPAQISGDLVWTAADGFSGATPLSQWSAQGGEALVNNATGQTITWLDAFIGNIPGSIGEVSTLMILFGGAIILFGRVASWRIVAGVMLGMVLTATLFNVIGSSTNPMFSMPWYWHLVLGGFAFGMMFMATDPVSASFTDRGKWWYGALIGVMCVLIRVVNPAYPEGMMLAILFANLFAPLFDYLVVRANIKRRKARG